In Cydia pomonella isolate Wapato2018A chromosome 1, ilCydPomo1, whole genome shotgun sequence, one genomic interval encodes:
- the LOC133520146 gene encoding zinc finger protein ZFP2 isoform X1, with the protein MSADAASLPCPICSQSGVFESVQLLRDRLIHVSTNKIVCPVCQEEVCGLDKLTIHLFTHVKLINTRDFSEKNNAFTEICKSNANIPVTSTNHKKSRMSTAKNKSTTSAENAPVKFVKICPKLPVMPAITAPVLLDPSREPAEGGLQETALNVSYIKKEKSKLQINTTCDICGVQFVDEIILRMHRCLIHNIDDNSNHSISKYQCHLCPKSFKMRGSLMVHLRVAHYGFQSDTSSAKTDSANEAGSGNQHCPANDKPSNYERNDNKQWQCDVCRKCFTTKYFLKKHKRLHTGETPYACSQCNKTFTFQQSYHKHLLYHNDEKPHSCGYCGRAFKELSTLHNHQRIHTGEKPFSCETCGKCFRQRVSYLVHRRIHTGVMPYKCTACDKSFRYKVSQRTHKCQAQPPGTVVRQSGDLVEKLKRKHPEPYTSSSELPKESYENVKYHQVSEANAELVRTGAKLSLEDTETDNFTLIAEAFNDNIKNSTKQVIDEDNIMLPESNSPVIDKNIPSPSETLKNLCLSKEDDYNRVEQDKYEVGEYSMYKEFNLFL; encoded by the exons ATGAGTGCAGATGCAGCTTCATTGCCCTGTCCGATATGTTCGCAAAGTGGTGTTTTCGAATCAGTGCAATTACTTAGGGACCGGTTAATACATGTGTCGACTAACAAAATTGTATGCCCCGTTTGTCAAGAAGAGGTTTGTGGACTAGACAAGTTGACTATCCATTTATTCACTCATGTAAAGTTAATTAATACAAGAGATTTTAGCGAGAAAAATAATGCATTTACGGAAATCTGTAAATCAAATGCAAACATTCCAGTGACCTCTACTAATCATAAGAAATCTAGAATGTCAACGgctaaaaataaatcaacaacaTCTGCGGAAAATGCACCCGTGAAATTCGTAAAGATATGTCCAAAGTTGCCAGTGATGCCAGCCATAACGGCGCCAGTGTTATTAGACCCATCACGCGAACCGGCTGAAGGTGGACTTCAAGAGACGGCTCTAAATGTATCATATATTAAGAAGGAAAAGTCGAAGTTGCAAATCAACACAACCTGTGATATTTGCGGTGTCCAATTCGTGGACGAAATTATTCTGAGAATGCATCGATGTCTTATACACAATATAGATGATAATTCTAATCAcagcatttcaaaatatcaatGTCATCTATGTCCAAAAAGCTTTAAGATGAGGGGCTCCCTTATGGTTCACTTGCGAGTAGCACATTACGGATTTCAATCCGATACCAGCAGCGCGAAAACCGACTCAGCAAACGAAGCTGGCTCCGGCAATCAACATTGCCCTGCCAACGATAAACCCAGCAATTACGAAAGGAATGATAATAAACAATGGCAGTGTGATGTTTGTCGGAAATGTTTTACTACAAAATATTTCCTGAAGAAGCATAAGCGTCTTCACACAG GTGAAACGCCATACGCCTGCTCGCAGTGCAACAAGACGTTCACATTTCAACAGTCGTACCACAAGCACCTGCTGTACCACAACGACGAGAAGCCGCACTCGTGCGGTTACTGCGGCCGCGCCTTCAAGGAGCTCTCCACTCTGCACAACCATCAGCGGATCCACACCGGCGAGAAGCCTTTCTCTTGCGAGACATGTG GTAAATGTTTTCGACAACGAGTATCCTACCTCGTACATCGACGCATTCACACTGGTGTAATGCCATACAAATGTACAGCCTGTGACAAAAGTTTTCGCTATAAA GTATCCCAGAGAACTCATAAATGCCAAGCCCAGCCACCGGGCACGGTAGTACGACAGAGTGGTGACCTAGTAGAAAAATTGAAAAGAAAACATCCTGAACCATACACATCCTCTTCAGAGCTGCCAAAAGAAAGTTATGAAAATGTGAAATACCACCAAGTTTCGGAAGCAAACGCAGAATTAGTACGGACGGGGGCAAAGCTTTCGTTAGAAGATACAGAAACTGATAATTTTACTCTAATCGCCGAAGCATTCAATGATAATATAAAGAATTCTACGAAACAGGTAATTGATGAGGACAATATAATGTTACCTGAATC